From a single Macrobrachium rosenbergii isolate ZJJX-2024 chromosome 9, ASM4041242v1, whole genome shotgun sequence genomic region:
- the LOC136841536 gene encoding uncharacterized protein: MKAVLAVLVIVASAYSQRYRPYGYGQGGVGNVGGGFGSGGPIIFPDSNVVVRPGRPGTPGGIPGGFGRPVGAGGGFGTGGVAGGFGTPGGVGAPVASGACNRQTLIHATRPGSEYHFSWCFDGNQKYEWQQAIDYCSALGPGWQGISIEDLGENEFVKQTILAHNLEYIWTSGQKVGLNWIWASRRPFVGLEWSHTGFTGVPQPDNQEDNAENCLALLNNFYNDGVKWHDIACHHLKPIICEKVGAAFG, from the exons ATGAAGGCGGTTTTAGCAGTCTTGGTCATCGTGGCATCAGCCTACTCCCAGAGATATAGGCCGTATGGTTATGGTCAAGGTGGGGTAGGCAACGTCGGGGGAGGCTTTGGCAGCGGAGGGCCTATCATATTCCCCGACAGCAACGTAGTAGTGCGTCCTGGGAGACCTGGAACGCCCGGAGGAATTCCTGGTGGTTTTGGAAGACCCGTAGGAGCCGGTGGTGGTTTTGGAACCGGAGGAGTCGCCGGTGGGTTTGGGACACCCGGAGGAGTTGGTGCCCCTGTGGCAAGCGGTGCATGCAACAGACAAACTCTG ATCCACGCCACACGCCCAGGCAGCGAATACCACTTCTCATGGTGCTTCGACGGCAACCAGAAATACGAATGGCAGCAGGCTATCGACTACTGCTCCGCTCTTGGGCCTGGATGGCAAGGCATCAGCATTGAAGACCTCGGTGAAAACGAGTTCGTGAAACAGACCATCTTGGCAC ACAATCTTGAGTACATCTGGACCAGCGGCCAGAAAGTCGGATTGAACTGGATCTGGGCATCTAGAAGGCCCTTCGTTGGGCTCGAATGGTCCCACACTGGATT CACTGGCGTTCCACAGCCAGACAACCAAGAAGATAACGCCGAGAATTGCTTGGCTCTCCTCAACAACTTCTACAACGATGGAGTTAAATGGCACGACATCGCCTGCCACCATCTGAAGCCCATCATCTGCGAGAAAGTCGGTGCTGCATTTGGATAA